The Allocatelliglobosispora scoriae genome contains a region encoding:
- a CDS encoding 4-hydroxyphenylacetate 3-hydroxylase N-terminal domain-containing protein, with amino-acid sequence MTQPEPTRRKTRPLTGDEYIESLRDGREVFLYGDRVKDVTAHPAFRNPVRMTARLYDALHDPAQQGVLTAPTDTGSDGFTHRFFTTPKTVEDMVADQRAIAAWARLSYGWMGRSPDYKASFLGTLGANADFYAPFQDNARRWYAESQEKVLYWNHAIVHPPVDRNRPPDEVADVFIHVEKETDAGLVVSGAKVVATASALTHYNFLAHYGLPVRKKEFALVATVPMDAPGMKLICRQSFTASAAVMGSPFDYPLSSRLDENDTILILDKVLIPWENVFIYGDLAKVQFFAGQSGFTERFTFHGCTRLAVKLEFIAGLLAKALELTGTADFRGVQSRLGEVLAWRNLFWGLSDAAARNPVPWKNGALLPNPQYGMAYRWFMQVGYPRVREIVMQDVASGLIYVNSSAEDFGNPEIRPYLDKYVRGSGGADSVQRMKVMKLLWDAVGSEFGGRHELYERNYAGNHENTRVDLLNAQIMGGKLDGYKAFVDQCLSEYDLDGWRVPDLDSFTALRHTTRANLTNP; translated from the coding sequence ATGACCCAACCCGAGCCGACGCGACGGAAGACCAGGCCGCTGACCGGCGACGAATACATCGAGTCGCTGCGCGACGGCCGCGAGGTCTTCCTCTACGGCGACCGCGTCAAGGACGTGACCGCGCACCCCGCCTTCCGCAACCCGGTCCGGATGACCGCGCGGCTCTACGACGCGCTGCACGACCCGGCGCAGCAGGGCGTGCTCACCGCGCCCACCGACACCGGCAGCGACGGCTTCACCCACCGCTTCTTCACCACGCCGAAGACCGTCGAGGACATGGTCGCCGACCAGCGGGCGATCGCGGCCTGGGCCCGGCTGAGCTACGGCTGGATGGGGCGCAGCCCCGACTACAAGGCGTCCTTCCTCGGCACGCTCGGCGCCAACGCCGACTTCTACGCGCCGTTCCAGGACAACGCCCGCCGGTGGTACGCCGAGTCCCAGGAGAAGGTCCTCTACTGGAACCACGCGATCGTGCACCCGCCCGTCGACCGCAACCGGCCACCGGACGAGGTCGCCGACGTCTTCATCCACGTCGAGAAGGAGACCGACGCCGGGCTCGTCGTGAGCGGGGCGAAGGTCGTCGCGACCGCCTCGGCGCTGACCCACTACAACTTCCTCGCGCACTACGGCCTGCCGGTGCGGAAGAAGGAGTTCGCGCTGGTCGCGACGGTGCCGATGGACGCGCCGGGGATGAAGCTGATCTGCCGGCAGTCCTTCACGGCGTCGGCCGCGGTGATGGGGAGCCCGTTCGACTACCCGCTCTCGTCGCGGCTGGACGAGAACGACACGATCCTCATCCTCGACAAGGTCCTCATCCCCTGGGAGAACGTCTTCATCTACGGCGACCTGGCCAAGGTGCAGTTCTTCGCCGGGCAGTCCGGGTTCACCGAGCGGTTCACCTTCCACGGGTGCACGCGCCTCGCGGTGAAACTGGAGTTCATCGCCGGGCTGCTCGCCAAGGCGCTGGAGCTGACCGGGACGGCCGACTTCCGGGGCGTCCAGAGCAGGCTGGGCGAGGTGCTCGCCTGGCGCAACCTCTTCTGGGGCCTGTCCGACGCCGCCGCGCGCAACCCGGTGCCGTGGAAGAACGGCGCGCTGCTGCCCAACCCGCAGTACGGCATGGCCTACCGCTGGTTCATGCAGGTCGGGTACCCCCGCGTCCGCGAGATCGTGATGCAGGACGTCGCGAGCGGGCTGATCTATGTGAACTCCAGCGCGGAGGACTTCGGCAACCCGGAGATCCGCCCCTACCTCGACAAGTACGTCCGGGGCTCCGGCGGCGCCGACTCGGTGCAGCGGATGAAGGTGATGAAGCTGCTCTGGGACGCGGTGGGCTCGGAGTTCGGCGGGCGGCACGAGTTGTATGAGCGCAACTACGCCGGCAACCACGAGAACACCCGGGTGGACCTGCTCAACGCGCAGATCATGGGCGGCAAGCTCGACGGTTACAAGGCGTTCGTCGACCAGTGCCTGTCCGAGTACGACCTGGACGGCTGGCGGGTCCCCGACCTCGACTCGTTCACGGCTCTCCGCCACACCACCCGAGCCAACCTCACCAACCCCTGA
- a CDS encoding NAD(P)/FAD-dependent oxidoreductase produces the protein MDKLVGERVVVLGGSVSGMYAAAALSPFYRDVVIIDRDELIGVREARRGAPQARHINGLLAAGARAQEELFPEITAQMITAGCPQTDLSGTVRWYFLGKRAKQVRAGLTNVAARRPIMELHLRERVQALGNVTFMEQFDITGVVSNADKTRITGVKVSKHGDEGASEEIVSADLIVDCTGRGSRSPVWLEELGYERVAEEGTKMGLGYATRHYKLGSVDPFGTDHSIVCVANPVVPRGCIFTKTDGGTVELTTYGILGDHPPVDPEGFNAFVKTLVAPEVHEAIVAAEPLNDVVLFRFPTTMRRRYERLTKLPEGLLIMGDAVCTPNPVFAQAQTLAALQALRLRDALRTGSAPKAVDFAAAVSAVIDPAWEMTESINLSFPDVEGHRSLKLKMLLAYMKRVQMATHHDASITEAFMRSAGLVDPIHALMTPSFMRKVFKNSRPEPESSSLRA, from the coding sequence GTGGACAAGCTTGTTGGAGAACGGGTCGTGGTGCTCGGTGGGAGCGTCAGCGGAATGTACGCAGCCGCTGCCCTCTCGCCGTTCTATCGCGATGTCGTCATCATCGACCGCGATGAGCTGATCGGGGTCCGCGAGGCGCGGCGCGGAGCACCGCAGGCGCGGCACATCAACGGCCTGCTGGCGGCCGGCGCGCGGGCGCAGGAGGAGCTCTTCCCCGAGATCACCGCGCAGATGATCACCGCCGGCTGTCCCCAGACCGACCTCTCGGGCACCGTGCGGTGGTATTTCCTCGGCAAGCGGGCCAAGCAGGTCCGCGCCGGCCTCACCAACGTCGCCGCCCGCCGCCCGATCATGGAGCTGCACCTCCGCGAGCGGGTCCAGGCACTCGGCAACGTGACCTTCATGGAGCAGTTCGACATCACCGGCGTCGTCAGCAACGCCGACAAGACCCGGATCACCGGCGTCAAGGTCTCCAAGCACGGTGACGAGGGCGCCTCGGAGGAGATTGTCTCGGCGGACCTCATCGTCGACTGCACCGGCCGCGGTTCGCGCTCGCCGGTGTGGCTGGAGGAGCTGGGCTACGAGCGGGTCGCCGAAGAGGGCACCAAGATGGGGCTCGGCTACGCTACGCGCCACTACAAGCTCGGCTCGGTCGATCCGTTCGGCACGGACCACTCGATCGTCTGCGTCGCCAACCCGGTCGTCCCCCGTGGCTGCATCTTCACCAAGACCGACGGCGGCACTGTCGAGCTCACCACGTACGGCATCCTCGGCGACCACCCGCCGGTCGACCCGGAGGGCTTCAACGCCTTCGTGAAGACCCTGGTCGCGCCCGAGGTGCACGAGGCGATCGTCGCCGCCGAGCCGCTCAACGACGTGGTGCTCTTCCGCTTCCCGACCACGATGCGGCGGCGTTACGAGCGGCTCACCAAGCTGCCCGAGGGCCTGCTCATCATGGGCGACGCGGTCTGCACCCCGAACCCGGTCTTCGCCCAGGCCCAGACGCTCGCCGCGCTGCAGGCGCTCCGGCTGCGCGACGCCCTGCGGACCGGTTCGGCGCCGAAGGCCGTCGACTTCGCGGCCGCCGTCTCCGCCGTCATCGACCCGGCGTGGGAGATGACCGAGAGCATCAACCTCAGCTTCCCCGATGTCGAGGGCCACCGGTCGCTCAAGCTCAAGATGCTGCTCGCCTACATGAAGCGGGTGCAGATGGCGACGCACCACGACGCCAGCATCACCGAGGCGTTCATGCGCTCGGCCGGTCTGGTCGACCCAATCCACGCCCTGATGACCCCGAGCTTCATGCGCAAGGTCTTCAAGAACTCCCGTCCCGAGCCGGAGTCCAGCTCGCTGCGCGCCTAG
- a CDS encoding condensation domain-containing protein: MADAALAPSLGDSGRIPLSLQQEFLRMIDHGDETGPFGSRYTIVGGWRILGPIDVDALQGALDDVVVRHESLRTVIVRDDGIPYQTVLPASSPTLTVRDLDWDGDREVAEEDFLNAIEAEGFSIHEMPLLQAVLGRFDEESAVLALIAHHTAVDGWSIHRIIRDVAAYYVARRKGTEPVLPEVHQYREYVEWQQGTAESPALQASRDYWRDNLRGAQVTPIRSDLTRSEEPFVTGWHRFLIEDEYLGSVNAVAVETRSSPFMVLLAVYLMYLNETTGRTDLVVPTFMPGRQPSWVEETVGSFYNFVPLRVDVAGASGLTEVISRVRKTCLSAYAHEIPFGQLLEEAPDVMTDALGANAAACAFQVTQSPFMMHDQPAADLRFTAIRRRVVSAPMGSQIPDGLLWGLEVHPDGGIVGSIGYTTNLFVEESVAAMADDFRGTLLRALLFSELIS; encoded by the coding sequence ATGGCCGATGCAGCACTGGCGCCGAGTCTCGGGGACTCGGGCCGCATCCCGCTCTCGCTCCAACAGGAGTTCCTGCGGATGATCGATCACGGCGACGAGACGGGACCGTTCGGCTCCCGTTACACCATCGTCGGCGGCTGGCGAATCCTCGGCCCCATCGACGTCGACGCGCTCCAGGGTGCGCTCGACGATGTGGTCGTCCGCCACGAGTCGCTCCGCACGGTGATCGTTCGCGACGACGGCATCCCGTACCAGACGGTCCTGCCTGCGAGCTCGCCGACGCTGACCGTGCGTGACCTGGACTGGGACGGCGACCGTGAGGTCGCCGAGGAGGACTTCCTCAACGCGATCGAGGCCGAGGGCTTCAGCATCCACGAGATGCCGCTGCTCCAGGCCGTCCTCGGCCGGTTCGACGAGGAGAGCGCCGTCCTCGCCCTCATCGCGCACCACACCGCCGTCGACGGCTGGTCGATCCACCGGATCATCCGCGACGTGGCCGCCTACTACGTGGCGCGCCGCAAGGGCACCGAGCCCGTCCTGCCCGAGGTGCACCAGTACCGCGAGTACGTCGAGTGGCAGCAGGGCACGGCCGAGAGCCCGGCGCTGCAGGCCTCGCGCGACTACTGGCGGGACAACCTGCGGGGTGCGCAGGTGACCCCGATCCGCTCCGACCTGACCCGCAGCGAGGAGCCGTTCGTCACCGGCTGGCACCGCTTCCTCATCGAGGACGAGTACCTCGGCTCGGTGAACGCGGTCGCCGTCGAGACCCGCAGCTCGCCCTTCATGGTGCTGCTCGCCGTCTACCTGATGTACCTCAACGAGACCACGGGCCGCACCGACCTCGTGGTGCCCACCTTCATGCCCGGCCGCCAGCCGTCCTGGGTGGAGGAGACGGTCGGGTCGTTCTACAACTTCGTCCCGCTGCGCGTCGACGTGGCGGGTGCGTCGGGCCTCACCGAGGTGATCTCCCGGGTACGCAAGACGTGCCTCTCGGCCTACGCCCACGAGATCCCGTTCGGCCAGCTCCTGGAGGAGGCGCCGGACGTCATGACCGACGCCCTCGGTGCCAACGCCGCGGCGTGCGCCTTCCAGGTGACGCAGTCGCCGTTCATGATGCACGACCAGCCCGCAGCCGACCTGCGGTTCACCGCGATCCGGCGCCGGGTGGTCTCGGCACCGATGGGGTCGCAGATCCCCGACGGCCTGCTCTGGGGCCTGGAGGTGCACCCCGACGGCGGGATCGTCGGCAGCATCGGTTACACCACCAACCTCTTCGTCGAAGAATCGGTGGCCGCGATGGCGGATGACTTCCGGGGGACCCTGCTCCGGGCGCTGCTCTTCAGCGAACTCATCAGCTGA